The following are from one region of the Variovorax sp. V213 genome:
- a CDS encoding alpha/beta hydrolase family protein — translation MTATRHNFIDISVDGQHIAGTLVAASTMVPGVLLVHGWDGSQEQYIARAHEIAALGCVCLTFDLRGHARHASLRQEVTREDNLRDVLAAYDTLISHPTVDPGAIAIVGSSYGGYLAALVSAMRPVRWLALRAPALYRDREWLAPKGQLSRPDLVAYRRTLVGPRDNRALAACEAFTGDVLIVESEHDQIVPHPVIENYLGSFKRVRSATYRVLSGADHALSKQAHRQAYGQLLVSWMTEMTIGARATGAMTRPVAASPA, via the coding sequence ATGACAGCGACCCGACATAACTTCATAGACATATCCGTAGACGGTCAGCACATTGCCGGAACGCTGGTTGCCGCCTCCACCATGGTGCCCGGCGTTCTCCTGGTCCACGGCTGGGATGGCAGCCAGGAGCAGTACATCGCGCGCGCGCACGAAATCGCGGCGCTCGGCTGCGTGTGCCTGACCTTCGACCTTCGAGGCCATGCGCGCCATGCCTCGCTGCGCCAGGAGGTCACCCGCGAGGACAACCTGCGCGACGTGCTCGCGGCCTATGACACGCTCATCAGCCACCCGACTGTCGACCCTGGCGCCATTGCCATCGTCGGCAGCAGCTACGGCGGCTACCTTGCGGCGCTGGTCAGCGCCATGCGGCCGGTGCGCTGGCTCGCGCTGCGTGCGCCGGCGCTCTATCGCGATCGCGAATGGCTGGCCCCCAAGGGGCAGCTGAGCAGGCCCGATCTCGTGGCCTACCGGCGCACGCTGGTCGGCCCGCGCGACAACCGTGCGCTGGCGGCATGCGAGGCGTTCACGGGCGACGTGCTCATCGTCGAGTCGGAGCATGACCAGATCGTGCCGCACCCGGTGATCGAGAACTACCTGGGCTCGTTCAAGCGCGTGCGCTCGGCGACGTACCGGGTTCTCTCGGGCGCCGACCATGCGCTTTCGAAACAGGCGCACCGCCAGGCCTACGGGCAACTGCTCGTGTCCTGGATGACCGAGATGACGATCGGCGCCAGGGCGACCGGCGCCATGACGCGGCCCGTGGCCGCGAGTCCTGCGTAG
- a CDS encoding DUF3182 family protein: protein MDTLVGSGAAVVDTVRKSTGGSVVVWSADPEAYSSDHERATRSNFAQRLAALKQFRFAGEYDASRARENTPLYFVPSDTVSSTQLARSLGISTLHDLFGGVVPYPFVATKAITHPLAGRAAACPEGWTPAFATGVSDAVLDGFSAFSLEDARWAGRQLLDNGPVRVKPVCATGGRGQTVVTDAEALDRCLAAMEESEIALHGVVVEENLENPETYSVGQVLVDHLIMSYYGRQRMTRGNDGQSVYGGSDLTLVRGNFDALLAMTSPPPALCLAIEQARRYHHAVIECFPGFFASRVNYDVAQGVGTGGTWRSGVLEQSWRVGGATGAEMVALECFWGDPTLDRVRVSCFEAYGAQAPIPDDAKVHYRGIDKQTGHLTKYALQKPYDSDPT from the coding sequence ATGGACACCCTTGTCGGTTCAGGAGCCGCCGTCGTGGACACGGTCCGGAAAAGCACCGGTGGCAGCGTCGTGGTCTGGAGCGCGGATCCAGAGGCCTATTCCAGCGACCATGAACGCGCCACGCGCAGCAATTTTGCGCAGCGGCTGGCGGCGCTGAAGCAGTTCCGCTTCGCCGGCGAATACGACGCCTCGCGCGCCCGCGAGAACACGCCGCTGTACTTCGTGCCGAGCGACACCGTCTCCAGCACGCAACTGGCGCGCTCGCTCGGTATCTCGACGCTGCACGACCTGTTCGGGGGCGTGGTTCCGTACCCCTTCGTTGCGACCAAAGCCATCACGCACCCGCTCGCCGGCCGCGCGGCCGCCTGTCCCGAGGGATGGACGCCGGCCTTTGCCACCGGCGTATCGGATGCGGTGCTCGACGGCTTCTCGGCGTTCTCGCTCGAGGACGCCCGATGGGCCGGGCGGCAGCTGCTGGACAACGGCCCGGTGCGCGTCAAGCCCGTGTGCGCCACCGGTGGCCGGGGCCAGACGGTCGTCACCGACGCCGAGGCGCTGGACCGTTGCCTTGCCGCCATGGAGGAAAGCGAGATCGCGTTGCATGGCGTGGTGGTCGAGGAGAACCTCGAGAACCCCGAGACCTACAGCGTGGGACAGGTGCTGGTCGACCATCTGATCATGAGCTACTACGGCCGCCAGCGCATGACGCGTGGCAACGACGGGCAGAGCGTCTATGGCGGCTCCGACCTGACGCTCGTGCGCGGCAACTTCGATGCGCTGCTCGCAATGACCAGCCCGCCACCGGCGCTGTGCCTGGCCATCGAGCAGGCGCGGCGCTATCACCACGCAGTGATCGAATGCTTTCCGGGCTTCTTTGCCTCGCGCGTGAACTACGACGTGGCGCAGGGCGTGGGCACGGGCGGCACCTGGCGCTCGGGCGTGCTGGAGCAGTCGTGGCGCGTCGGCGGCGCGACCGGAGCCGAAATGGTTGCGCTCGAATGCTTCTGGGGCGACCCGACGCTCGACCGGGTGCGCGTTTCCTGTTTCGAGGCGTATGGTGCGCAAGCGCCGATCCCGGACGATGCAAAGGTGCACTACCGCGGTATCGACAAACAGACGGGACACCTCACCAAATACGCATTGCAAAAGCCGTATGACAGCGACCCGACATAA
- a CDS encoding cysteine hydrolase family protein: MLAPLPAAGHTALLIIDMISCWDFPDAEKLLPGAHAIAGRIAALKARCTRAGVPTIYVNDNRGRWRSDFPRLVELSLASGGAGAEITSALLPEEPDYFVLKPKQSAFFATPLELLLAHLKASRLIVTGVASDQCILATVADAGMRDLEAVVPRDCVASQTPARNQRFLRQAEEALRVSTASGSRIRLPAKR; the protein is encoded by the coding sequence GTGCTTGCCCCCCTTCCCGCTGCCGGCCATACGGCCCTGCTGATCATCGACATGATCAGCTGCTGGGATTTTCCCGATGCCGAGAAGCTTCTGCCCGGCGCGCACGCCATTGCCGGGCGGATTGCGGCGCTGAAGGCACGCTGCACGCGCGCAGGTGTGCCCACCATCTACGTCAACGACAACCGGGGGCGCTGGCGCTCCGACTTTCCAAGGCTGGTGGAACTGTCGCTGGCCTCGGGAGGTGCCGGCGCCGAGATTACATCCGCGCTCCTGCCCGAAGAGCCGGACTATTTCGTCCTCAAACCCAAGCAGTCGGCCTTCTTCGCCACGCCGCTCGAACTGCTGCTCGCGCATCTGAAGGCGAGCCGGTTGATCGTGACCGGCGTGGCAAGCGACCAATGCATCCTGGCTACCGTGGCCGACGCGGGCATGCGCGACCTGGAAGCCGTGGTTCCGCGCGACTGCGTGGCCTCGCAGACGCCCGCGCGCAACCAGCGCTTTCTGCGCCAGGCGGAGGAAGCACTGCGGGTCTCCACCGCGTCCGGCTCGCGCATCCGCCTGCCTGCGAAGCGCTGA
- a CDS encoding CBS domain-containing protein, whose product MTRVSELMTRGVRTLSPSDSVALAAQAMDELDIGAIPVCDGQRLMGMLTDRDIVLRVVAQKLPLETKLSDVMSKDIKWCTDSDNVDAAMNQMAGYQIRRIPVVDLDRKLVGMLSLGDTAAKGDAGKAGDALKIISQPSEPDRSKQSAASGPAGGGSS is encoded by the coding sequence ATGACTCGCGTATCCGAACTGATGACCCGCGGCGTCCGGACCCTGTCGCCCTCGGACTCGGTGGCGCTCGCTGCCCAGGCCATGGACGAGCTGGACATCGGCGCCATTCCCGTGTGCGACGGCCAGCGGCTGATGGGCATGCTGACCGACCGCGACATCGTTCTTCGCGTGGTGGCGCAGAAGCTTCCGCTGGAGACCAAGTTGTCCGATGTGATGTCGAAGGACATCAAGTGGTGCACCGACAGCGACAACGTAGATGCCGCAATGAATCAGATGGCCGGCTACCAGATTCGCCGCATTCCTGTGGTCGATCTCGACCGCAAGCTGGTGGGCATGCTCTCGCTCGGCGACACCGCGGCGAAGGGCGACGCCGGCAAGGCGGGCGATGCGCTCAAGATCATTTCGCAGCCGTCGGAACCGGACCGCTCGAAGCAGTCTGCGGCAAGCGGGCCCGCTGGCGGAGGCTCGTCCTGA
- a CDS encoding plasmid stabilization protein — protein MPRGDKSSYTDKQKRKAEHIEEGYEHRGVGKAESERRAWATVNAETGGGKKSGSGRGKAENHGPSRKGGHKGGAAAASRTAAERSASARKAAATRKRNAERRAG, from the coding sequence ATGCCGAGAGGTGACAAGTCGTCCTATACGGACAAGCAGAAACGCAAGGCCGAGCACATCGAGGAAGGCTACGAACATCGCGGCGTGGGCAAGGCCGAATCCGAGAGGCGCGCATGGGCCACGGTCAATGCCGAAACCGGCGGTGGCAAGAAGAGCGGCAGCGGGCGCGGCAAGGCCGAGAACCACGGGCCCTCGCGCAAGGGCGGGCACAAGGGCGGCGCGGCGGCGGCATCGCGCACCGCCGCCGAGCGCTCCGCCTCGGCCAGGAAGGCCGCCGCCACGCGCAAGCGCAATGCGGAGCGCCGCGCCGGCTGA
- a CDS encoding DUF421 domain-containing protein has product MNLSDLFSPDLPLLEMVVRGSVIYWFLLIVFRFVLRRDVGSMSMADLLFIVLVADASSNAMQGEYRSVTNGIALLGTLVGWNYLLDVLAFRYAKVAAFLEPPAEPLVRHGRLVTRTLRKERITAEEVLAKLREEGIDDLSVIRIARLEGDGKVSVIRND; this is encoded by the coding sequence ATGAACCTGTCCGATCTGTTCTCCCCCGATCTGCCGCTGCTCGAAATGGTGGTCCGCGGCAGCGTCATCTACTGGTTCCTGCTGATCGTCTTCCGGTTCGTGCTGCGGCGCGACGTGGGCTCGATGAGCATGGCCGACCTGCTGTTCATCGTGCTGGTGGCCGATGCATCGAGCAATGCCATGCAGGGCGAATACAGGTCCGTCACCAACGGCATCGCCCTGCTGGGCACCTTGGTCGGATGGAACTACCTGCTGGACGTGCTCGCGTTCCGCTATGCCAAGGTGGCGGCCTTCCTGGAGCCGCCCGCCGAGCCCCTGGTGCGGCACGGCAGGCTCGTGACGCGCACGCTCCGGAAGGAGCGCATCACCGCCGAAGAGGTGCTGGCAAAGCTGCGCGAAGAAGGCATTGACGACTTGAGCGTGATCAGGATTGCACGGCTCGAAGGCGACGGAAAGGTCAGTGTCATTCGCAACGACTGA
- a CDS encoding class I SAM-dependent methyltransferase, translating to MDITQQQKETEQTALWNGPAGHAWVDAQELLDEILQPFEDRLVDQVRAGSAQRVLDVGCGTGATALAVARLLARAQGSCVGVDISQPMIAAARERAQREDVPASFICADAQRHAFEPESFDMIISRFGVMFFDSPVQAFANLRQAARGGAALRALAWRGPAENPFMTTAEQAAAPLLPNMPARQPGAPGQFAFADPHRVSSILQESGWAGIDLQSIDVECTMPEKDLRGYFTRLGPLGLMLQDEADERRRAQVIDTVRAAFEPYVRGGVVRFTAACWMIRAEGASA from the coding sequence ATGGACATCACGCAACAGCAAAAGGAAACCGAACAGACCGCGCTCTGGAATGGGCCCGCCGGTCATGCCTGGGTCGATGCGCAAGAGTTGCTCGACGAAATATTGCAGCCGTTCGAAGACCGGCTCGTCGACCAGGTGCGCGCCGGGTCGGCGCAGCGGGTGCTCGACGTGGGTTGCGGCACGGGCGCCACCGCGCTGGCGGTTGCGCGGCTGCTGGCCCGCGCGCAAGGCAGCTGCGTCGGCGTCGACATCTCGCAGCCGATGATCGCCGCCGCCCGTGAACGCGCGCAGCGAGAAGACGTGCCGGCAAGCTTCATCTGCGCCGACGCGCAGCGCCACGCCTTCGAGCCTGAAAGCTTCGACATGATCATTTCGCGCTTCGGCGTCATGTTCTTCGACAGCCCGGTGCAGGCCTTTGCAAACCTGCGGCAGGCCGCGCGGGGCGGCGCGGCGCTTCGGGCCCTCGCTTGGCGCGGCCCTGCGGAGAACCCATTCATGACGACAGCCGAGCAGGCCGCCGCGCCGCTGTTGCCGAACATGCCGGCCCGCCAGCCGGGTGCACCGGGCCAGTTCGCTTTTGCCGACCCGCATCGGGTGTCTTCCATCCTCCAGGAGAGCGGCTGGGCCGGCATCGACCTCCAGTCCATCGATGTCGAATGCACGATGCCCGAGAAGGATCTGCGCGGCTATTTCACCCGGCTCGGCCCATTGGGCCTGATGCTTCAGGATGAGGCGGACGAGCGCAGGCGTGCGCAGGTCATCGACACGGTGCGCGCCGCATTCGAGCCGTATGTGCGCGGCGGTGTAGTTCGGTTCACGGCCGCGTGCTGGATGATCCGCGCCGAGGGAGCTTCCGCGTAG
- a CDS encoding helix-turn-helix domain-containing protein — protein MTTTTTHLDIAQVAQRSGVPASTLRFYEEKGLIGSTGRRGLRRLFDPGVLERLALIAVGRAAGFSLDEIALMFAPEGKPRIDRQMLASKADELDRTIRKLGAMRDGLRHAAACPAPSHMECPTFRRILRAAASGAIKAQGKKGKRPGVPS, from the coding sequence GTGACAACGACAACGACACATCTGGACATCGCCCAAGTGGCGCAGCGATCCGGCGTTCCCGCATCGACGTTGCGGTTCTATGAGGAAAAGGGGCTCATCGGCTCCACCGGCCGGCGTGGCCTGCGCCGCCTGTTCGACCCCGGCGTGCTGGAACGGCTGGCGCTGATCGCCGTCGGGCGCGCCGCGGGCTTCTCGCTCGATGAGATTGCACTCATGTTCGCGCCGGAAGGCAAGCCGCGCATCGACCGGCAGATGCTCGCATCCAAGGCGGACGAACTGGACCGGACGATCCGCAAACTCGGCGCCATGCGCGACGGCCTGCGGCATGCCGCCGCCTGCCCTGCTCCCAGCCACATGGAATGCCCGACGTTCCGCCGCATCCTGCGGGCGGCTGCGTCTGGAGCCATCAAGGCCCAAGGGAAGAAAGGCAAGCGACCGGGCGTCCCTTCTTGA
- a CDS encoding PRC-barrel domain-containing protein: protein MASANSVISSERVEGTSVYNPSGDKLGSIDDLMIDKISGQVRYAVLEFGGFLGMGTDRYPIPWAMLKYDTSQDGYVVPLDKAQLEGAPRYASDRVPDYDDAYSGTVDKYYGL, encoded by the coding sequence ATGGCAAGCGCCAATTCAGTTATTTCGTCAGAGCGTGTCGAAGGGACATCCGTCTACAACCCGTCGGGAGACAAGCTTGGCAGCATCGACGATCTGATGATCGACAAGATCTCGGGCCAGGTCCGTTATGCCGTGTTGGAGTTCGGCGGCTTTCTGGGCATGGGCACAGACCGCTATCCGATCCCCTGGGCCATGCTGAAGTACGACACTTCGCAGGATGGGTACGTGGTGCCGCTGGATAAGGCACAGCTCGAAGGTGCGCCGCGCTACGCGAGCGACCGCGTGCCTGATTACGACGATGCATACAGCGGAACGGTGGACAAGTATTACGGGCTCTAG
- a CDS encoding malto-oligosyltrehalose synthase, which produces MADPGHWSHDALERLCRHYGISPTYVDAFGTQRHATPESLAALLAEFGVEAGAAETDGAGSSPVPAMPPVLVVQAHAPHWSLQLPHLSGRLHWRLSDEEGRSRQGEADAEPWPHGSCTLQMAEPLAPGYHWLHIDGLVGRTMVVASPGRCYRPPAVRDGGRVWGPAVQLYALRSQRNWGMGDFGDLEALIDGMAGQGADVIGLNPLHALFPTDPLRASPYSPSSRQWLNVLYIDVEAVDDFAHCEAARRRVESPEFQGRLAALRAAPLVDHAGVAAAKFEVLELLFEHFRSHHLPPAGAPDERGMAFLAFVSAQGEPLRRHALFEALQAHFAAADPQCWGWLAWPEAYREADSSEVQAFEAQHADRLQYHQYLQWVADRQLARAGERCVALGMGIGLYLDLAVSADRGGSDAWTAQHCFAVGASIGAPPDEFNPAGQNWGLPPLRPDRLRAHHYEPFVQMLRANMRHAGALRIDHVMGLMRLFWIPPGRTAHDGAYVRYPVEEMLAIVAVESHRHCCMVVGEDLGTVEDAMREALARADVLSYRLLYFEKQHDGGFTPPETYPAAALVAISTHDLATLAGWWSGHDLRLRLALGLFPDARLFDAQLLNRAQERIRLLLAVREAGLLSQDEAAQALAHATPSPRTMQAVHAYLAAAPSALMVFQLEDVAGEVEQANMPGTTDTHPNWCRKLVSTVHELAAGDAMRGLTERLRAARPRRSAGAEPAPVLLQARVPRATYRLQFHKGFGFDDAIRVLPYLAQLGVSHVYCSPIQRARAGSTHGYDVVAHAEINPELGGAEGFARFVEALQANGLGQLLDMVPNHMGVLGADNAWWMDVLENGPASLFAHHFDIDWQPLNKELAGKVLLPVLGGHYGEVLSSGELVLHFEAAQGSFALRYFDHRFPLAPETYPVLLARALAHLKDPALTAQLASLSTAFGHLPGRHAQTPSECTERVRDKELFKARLAHLAAAHPSLARAVLAAVAELNLASEEARDELHRLIDLQAYRLAYWRVAADEINYRRFFDINDLAAVRMEREEVFEATQSFALDLAAAGVVDGLRIDHPDGLYDPARYFRQLQEGYARRAGIVLPATMGLDGRPPRPLYVVAEKIAASEEEVPAEWHVHGTTGYRFANVANGVLVDTAAAGALRKTWHEFTGETQDFEAVARSSKREVIRNALSSELNVLSTELLRIARADRSTRDYTLNALRRALTGVAACMPVYRTYIVDTPSAQDAHFIDAATEAAEHQSRDADRSVFAFVRRSLRGEAAEHATPALAERVRRFAMRFQQFSAPVAAKGVEDTSFYRYFPLSSLNEVGGEPDHFGFDVPEFHVLSADRALHWPHTMLATSTHDNKRSEDVRNRIDVLSEIPGEWRDALARWHPLRHDGREAAAPSRADEYLLYQTLLGTLPFGGLDAAAVPAYVARIWQYMQKAAREAKLQTRWTQPDPHYEAALEDLVKRILSDRSAGACLADIQRLADRLSWFGAWNGLTLTLLKYASPGVPDLYQGSELVDLSLVDPDNRRPVDYELRSRRLDQLQAMAGEPDLAARVQALAAAPHDGGAKLWFIWRMLSMRREDAELFREGGYEGLAVEGPLARHVVAFARRHEGRTLLVMAGRFFAGIAQSGADGNVPMLPDASAWRGTGVVLPEGLEGAGLENMLTGEPLSVDGNVVALDEAFRRGPWGAFKG; this is translated from the coding sequence GTGGCTGATCCGGGTCATTGGTCCCACGACGCACTCGAGCGCCTGTGCCGGCACTACGGCATTTCGCCGACCTATGTCGATGCCTTTGGAACGCAGCGCCACGCCACGCCCGAGAGCCTGGCCGCGCTGCTGGCCGAGTTCGGCGTGGAAGCGGGTGCTGCCGAAACGGATGGCGCCGGCTCGTCGCCCGTGCCCGCCATGCCGCCGGTGCTGGTGGTGCAAGCGCATGCACCGCACTGGTCGCTGCAGCTGCCGCATCTCTCCGGCAGGCTCCACTGGCGGTTGAGCGACGAGGAGGGGCGTTCGCGCCAGGGCGAAGCCGACGCAGAGCCGTGGCCGCATGGCAGCTGCACGCTGCAGATGGCGGAACCGCTCGCGCCGGGCTATCACTGGCTGCACATCGACGGCCTGGTGGGCCGGACCATGGTCGTCGCTTCGCCCGGCCGCTGCTACCGGCCGCCCGCGGTGCGCGATGGCGGCCGCGTCTGGGGGCCGGCGGTGCAGCTGTACGCACTGCGCTCGCAGCGCAACTGGGGCATGGGCGATTTCGGCGACCTGGAGGCACTGATCGACGGCATGGCCGGGCAGGGTGCCGATGTGATCGGGCTGAACCCGCTGCATGCGCTGTTCCCGACCGATCCGCTGCGCGCCAGCCCCTACAGCCCGTCATCGCGGCAGTGGCTCAACGTGCTGTACATCGACGTGGAGGCGGTCGACGATTTCGCCCATTGCGAAGCCGCGCGCCGACGCGTGGAGTCGCCCGAGTTCCAGGGCCGGCTCGCGGCGCTGCGGGCTGCGCCGCTGGTCGACCACGCCGGCGTGGCGGCCGCAAAGTTCGAAGTGCTGGAGTTGCTGTTCGAGCACTTTCGCTCGCACCACCTGCCGCCGGCCGGTGCGCCCGACGAAAGAGGCATGGCATTTCTCGCCTTCGTCTCGGCGCAAGGCGAGCCGCTTCGCCGGCACGCGCTTTTCGAAGCGCTGCAGGCCCACTTTGCCGCCGCCGATCCGCAGTGCTGGGGCTGGCTTGCATGGCCCGAAGCCTACCGTGAAGCCGATTCGTCCGAAGTGCAGGCCTTCGAGGCGCAGCACGCCGATCGCCTGCAATACCACCAGTACCTGCAGTGGGTCGCTGACCGCCAGCTGGCACGGGCCGGCGAGCGCTGCGTGGCGCTTGGCATGGGCATCGGGCTCTACCTGGACCTGGCCGTCTCGGCGGACCGCGGCGGTTCGGACGCCTGGACTGCGCAGCATTGCTTTGCGGTCGGCGCCAGCATCGGCGCGCCGCCCGACGAGTTCAACCCCGCCGGGCAGAACTGGGGCCTGCCGCCGCTGCGTCCGGACCGCCTGCGTGCCCATCACTATGAGCCCTTCGTGCAGATGCTTCGCGCCAACATGCGGCATGCAGGCGCGCTGCGCATCGACCACGTGATGGGGCTGATGCGCCTGTTCTGGATTCCGCCGGGCCGCACCGCGCACGACGGTGCGTACGTGCGCTACCCCGTGGAGGAAATGCTGGCTATCGTGGCGGTCGAAAGCCACCGCCATTGCTGCATGGTGGTGGGGGAAGACCTGGGCACGGTGGAAGACGCGATGCGCGAAGCGCTCGCGCGCGCCGATGTGCTGTCGTATCGCCTGCTGTACTTCGAGAAGCAGCATGACGGCGGGTTCACGCCGCCCGAGACCTATCCGGCGGCCGCACTGGTCGCCATCAGTACGCACGATCTCGCCACGCTGGCAGGCTGGTGGTCGGGCCATGACCTTCGGCTGCGCCTGGCGCTCGGGCTCTTTCCCGACGCACGGCTGTTCGATGCGCAGCTGCTGAACCGCGCGCAGGAACGCATCCGCTTGCTGCTCGCCGTGCGCGAGGCGGGCCTGCTGTCGCAGGACGAGGCCGCGCAGGCCCTGGCACATGCCACGCCTTCGCCGCGGACCATGCAGGCCGTGCACGCCTACCTTGCCGCGGCGCCGTCGGCGCTGATGGTGTTCCAGCTCGAAGACGTGGCCGGCGAAGTGGAGCAGGCCAACATGCCCGGCACCACCGACACGCACCCCAACTGGTGTCGCAAGCTGGTATCGACCGTGCACGAACTTGCAGCGGGCGATGCCATGCGGGGCCTCACGGAACGCCTGCGCGCCGCTCGGCCGCGCCGCAGCGCGGGTGCGGAACCGGCGCCTGTGCTACTGCAGGCGCGCGTGCCGCGGGCCACCTACCGCCTTCAGTTCCACAAGGGCTTCGGTTTCGACGACGCGATTCGTGTGCTGCCTTACCTGGCGCAACTCGGGGTGAGCCACGTGTATTGCTCGCCGATCCAGCGGGCGCGCGCGGGCAGCACCCACGGCTACGACGTGGTGGCCCATGCGGAGATCAACCCGGAGCTGGGTGGCGCCGAAGGCTTTGCGCGCTTCGTCGAGGCGCTGCAGGCGAACGGGCTGGGGCAGCTGCTCGACATGGTGCCCAATCACATGGGCGTGCTCGGCGCCGACAACGCATGGTGGATGGACGTGCTGGAGAACGGACCGGCTTCGTTGTTCGCGCATCATTTCGACATCGACTGGCAGCCGCTCAACAAGGAGCTGGCCGGCAAGGTGCTGCTGCCGGTGCTTGGCGGCCACTACGGCGAGGTGCTTTCCAGCGGAGAGCTGGTGCTGCACTTCGAAGCCGCGCAGGGCAGCTTCGCGTTGCGCTATTTCGATCACCGGTTTCCGCTGGCGCCCGAGACCTATCCCGTGCTGCTGGCGCGCGCGCTGGCGCACCTGAAAGACCCGGCGCTCACCGCGCAACTGGCGAGCCTCTCGACCGCCTTCGGGCACTTGCCAGGCCGCCATGCGCAAACGCCTTCAGAATGCACCGAGCGCGTGCGCGACAAGGAACTGTTCAAGGCACGCCTCGCGCACCTGGCCGCAGCGCATCCGTCGCTGGCGCGCGCGGTGCTGGCGGCGGTGGCCGAGCTCAACCTGGCATCGGAGGAAGCGCGCGACGAGTTGCATCGGCTCATCGACCTGCAGGCCTACCGCCTCGCCTATTGGCGCGTGGCCGCCGACGAAATCAACTACCGGCGCTTCTTCGACATCAACGACCTGGCGGCCGTGCGCATGGAGCGCGAGGAGGTTTTCGAGGCCACGCAGTCCTTCGCGCTCGACCTGGCGGCGGCCGGCGTGGTGGACGGCTTGCGCATCGACCATCCCGATGGCCTGTACGACCCCGCGCGCTACTTCCGGCAACTGCAGGAAGGCTATGCGCGCCGCGCGGGCATCGTGCTGCCGGCCACCATGGGACTGGACGGCCGGCCGCCGCGCCCGCTGTACGTGGTCGCCGAGAAAATCGCCGCCTCGGAAGAAGAAGTGCCGGCGGAGTGGCACGTGCACGGAACCACCGGCTACCGCTTTGCCAACGTGGCCAACGGCGTGCTGGTCGACACCGCCGCGGCCGGCGCCTTGCGCAAGACCTGGCATGAGTTCACGGGCGAGACGCAAGACTTCGAAGCCGTGGCCCGGTCGAGCAAGCGCGAGGTCATTCGCAATGCGCTGTCGTCGGAACTGAACGTGCTCTCCACCGAGCTGCTCAGGATTGCGCGGGCCGACCGCAGCACGCGCGACTACACACTCAACGCATTGCGCCGCGCGCTCACGGGCGTGGCGGCATGCATGCCCGTGTACCGCACCTACATCGTCGACACGCCCTCCGCGCAGGACGCGCATTTCATCGACGCCGCCACCGAGGCCGCCGAGCATCAGAGCCGCGACGCCGACCGCTCCGTCTTCGCCTTTGTGCGCCGCTCATTGCGCGGCGAGGCTGCCGAGCATGCGACGCCCGCGCTGGCCGAACGCGTGCGGCGGTTCGCGATGCGCTTCCAGCAGTTCAGCGCGCCCGTGGCGGCCAAAGGCGTGGAGGACACCTCGTTCTACCGCTACTTTCCGCTCAGCTCGCTCAACGAAGTGGGCGGCGAGCCCGACCATTTCGGCTTCGACGTGCCCGAGTTTCATGTGCTCAGCGCCGACCGCGCGCTGCACTGGCCGCACACCATGCTCGCGACCTCGACGCACGACAACAAGCGCTCGGAAGACGTGCGCAACCGCATCGACGTGCTCTCCGAAATACCTGGCGAGTGGCGCGATGCGCTGGCGCGCTGGCATCCGCTCCGCCATGACGGGCGGGAAGCTGCTGCGCCTTCGCGCGCTGACGAATACCTGCTGTACCAGACCCTGCTCGGCACCTTGCCGTTCGGCGGCCTCGATGCGGCCGCAGTGCCCGCGTACGTCGCGCGCATCTGGCAGTACATGCAGAAAGCCGCGCGCGAAGCCAAGCTCCAGACGCGCTGGACCCAGCCCGATCCGCACTACGAAGCCGCGCTCGAAGACTTGGTGAAGAGAATTCTCTCGGACCGTTCAGCGGGTGCATGCCTTGCGGACATCCAGCGCCTGGCCGATCGCTTGTCGTGGTTTGGCGCATGGAACGGTTTGACCCTCACGCTGCTGAAGTACGCCTCGCCCGGCGTGCCCGATCTCTACCAAGGCAGCGAGCTTGTCGACCTCAGCCTCGTCGACCCCGACAATCGCCGGCCGGTGGACTACGAACTGCGCAGCCGGCGTCTCGACCAACTTCAAGCGATGGCCGGCGAGCCCGATCTCGCAGCGCGTGTGCAGGCGCTCGCCGCGGCGCCGCACGACGGCGGCGCGAAGCTGTGGTTCATCTGGCGGATGTTGTCGATGCGGCGCGAGGACGCGGAGCTCTTTCGCGAAGGCGGGTATGAAGGGCTGGCCGTCGAAGGGCCGTTGGCGCGGCATGTCGTGGCCTTTGCGCGAAGGCACGAAGGGCGGACGCTGCTGGTGATGGCAGGGCGGTTCTTTGCGGGCATTGCGCAGAGTGGGGCGGATGGCAACGTGCCGATGCTTCCCGATGCGAGCGCCTGGCGGGGGACCGGAGTGGTGCTGCCTGAGGGTCTCGAAGGCGCGGGACTGGAGAACATGCTGACCGGGGAGCCGTTGAGTGTCGACGGCAATGTCGTTGCGCTCGACGAGGCGTTTCGTCGGGGGCCTTGGGGTGCGTTCAAGGGCTGA